A section of the Lodderomyces beijingensis strain CBS 14171 genome assembly, chromosome: 2 genome encodes:
- a CDS encoding 40S ribosomal protein eS27 — protein sequence MVLVQDLLHPSPATEAQQYKLKTLVQQPRSFFMDVKCQGCLNITTVFSHAQTAVTCDSCSTVLCTPTGGKAKLTEGCSFRRK from the exons ATG GTTTTAGTTCAAGATTTATTACACCCATCCCCAGCTACTGAAGCTCAGCAATACAAGTTAAAGACCTTGGTGCAACAACCAAGATCCTTCTTCATGGATGTCAAATGCCAAGGTTGTTTGAACATCACCACTGTCTTTTCCCACGCTCAAACCGCCGTCACTTGCGATTCATGTTCTACCGTCTTGTGCACTCCAACTGGTGGTAAGGCTAAATTGACCGAAGGTTGCTCTTTCAGAAGAAAGTAA